The proteins below are encoded in one region of Juglans microcarpa x Juglans regia isolate MS1-56 chromosome 4D, Jm3101_v1.0, whole genome shotgun sequence:
- the LOC121259043 gene encoding protein ALTERED PHOSPHATE STARVATION RESPONSE 1-like, whose translation MGCCYSSVEREEIVSRCKARKKYMKQLVKARQAFSAAHSLYLRSLRSTGSALLQFANAETNLHHHHHAPLPLPPPTPPPPPPMSPSSDTWTSITASPALPPPPPPPPASSTWDYWDPFVPPSSSAVTEEECEETPMTASEAVATATTAAAITTPPPSVISGLSKDTTATSELAMVVSRNSKDLVEIVKELDEYFLKAADAGGQVSSLLEVSSSSCSTQGSKEGKVYNHGFSLSPSLWTWGLSSKLFDFEKIGGEMVGSGVLVGGIASDSHCSTVERLYAWEKRLYQEVKTAETIKIEYEKKVGQLRKLEVKRDDYVKTEKNQKDVEKLESQMMVASQAIETTSAEIIKLRETKLYPQLIGLVKGLMCMWRSMYECHQVQTHIVQQLKYLNTIPSTEPTSEIHRQSTLQLELEVQQWHQSFCYLVKAQRDYIQLLAGWLRLSLFQMSKNPLSRTGEESRIYSLCEEWHVAVDHIPDRVASEGINSFLTVIHAIVVQQADEHKQKKKSECAFKDLEKKVNELRSLESKYGRYSTPESCVTTGGKDPVAEKRAKVEILRAKAVEEKTKHEKSVSITRAMTLNNLQMGFPHVFQAVEGFSSVCTQAFESVCNKAKSAGEEHDVKRILARGENPE comes from the exons ATGGGTTGCTGTTATTCAAGCGTGGAGAGGGAAGAGATCGTGTCACGATGCAAAGCAAGGAAGAAGTACATGAAGCAGCTAGTCAAGGCAAGGCAAGCTTTCTCGGCTGCCCACAGCTTGTACCTTCGGTCTCTTCGCAGTACAGGCTCAGCTCTGCTCCAGTTCGCCAATGCCGAAAccaatctccaccaccaccaccatgcCCCACTGCCGCTTCCCCCTCCTACTCCTCCTCCGCCTCCTCCAATGAGCCCCAGCTCCGACACGTGGACGTCTATAACTGCTTCCCCGGCTCTTCCGCCGCCGCCTCCACCTCCGCCGGCGTCGTCCACCTGGGATTACTGGGACCCATTTGTGCCACCTTCGTCGTCCGCCGTGACGGAGGAAGAGTGTGAGGAGACCCCGATGACGGCTTCGGAGGCTGTGGCCACGGCCACCACCGCCGCAGCGATCACCACGCCGCCACCTTCGGTGATCAGTGGGCTCTCTAAAGACACCACCGCCACGAGTGAGCTCGCCATGGTAGTGTCAAGGAATAGTAAAGATCTCGTCGAGATTGTGAAGGAGCTTGACGAGTACTTTCTTAAGGCCGCTGATGCTGGTGGTCAGGTCTCCTCACTCTTGGAAGTTTCAAGCTCGAGCTGTTCTACTCAAGGTAGTAAAGAAG GAAAAGTTTACAATCATGGATTCAGTTTGAGTCCATCGCTGTGGACATGGGGTCTGAGTTCaaaattgtttgattttgaGAAGATTGGTGGGGAAATGGTGGGAAGTGGCGTTTTGGTTGGGGGTATTGCCAGCGACAGCCACTGTTCAACTGTGGAGAGGCTCTATGCTTGGGAGAAGAGATTGTACCAGGAAGTCAAG ACTGCAGAGACCATAAAGATAGAGTATGAGAAGAAGGTGGGGCAGCTGAGGAAGCTAGAGGTGAAGAGGGATGACTATGTGAAGACTGAGAAGAACCAGAAAGACGTTGAAAAGTTGGAATCCCAAATGATGGTTGCTTCCCAGGCAATAGAAACAACCTCCGCTGAGATCATCAAATTAAGGGAAACCAAACTCTACCCACAACTTATTGGCCTTGTCAAAGG ATTGATGTGCATGTGGAGAAGCATGTATGAGTGCCACCAAGTCCAAACCCACATAGTTCAGCAGCTGAAATACCTCAATACCATCCCTTCGACTGAGCCAACATCCGAGATTCACCGGCAATCAACGCTCCAGCTTGAGCTTGAGGTCCAGCAATGGCACCAGTCCTTTTGCTATCTTGTTAAGGCCCAAAGGGATTACATCCAGTTGCTCGCAGGTTGGCTTCGGCTTAGCCTCTTCCAGATGAGCAAAAATCCGCTATCTAGAACTGGTGAGGAATCCAGAATTTACTCTCTTTGTGAAGAATGGCACGTTGCAGTTGACCATATTCCAGACAGGGTGGCATCTGAAGGAATCAATAGCTTCTTAACAGTAATCCATGCCATTGTGGTTCAACAAGCAGACGAGCATAAGCAGAAGAAGAAGTCAGAATGTGCATTTAAAGACCTCGAGAAGAAAGTGAATGAGCTCAGATCACTCGAGAGCAAGTATGGGCGATATTCCACGCCAGAATCCTGTGTCACTACAGGCGGAAAGGACCCAGTTGCAGAGAAGAGAGCCAAGGTGGAGATCTTGAGAGCAAAGGCAGTGGAGGAGAAAACCAAGCACGAAAAATCGGTCAGCATAACAAGGGCAATGACACTGAATAATCTTCAGATGGGCTTTCCACATGTGTTTCAGGCGGTAGAGGGGTTTTCCAGCGTGTGTACTCAAGCGTTTGAATCAGTATGCAACAAAGCCAAAAGTGCTGGTGAGGAGCATGATGTGAAGAGGATACTAGCTCGAGGAGAAAACCCAGAATAG